DNA from Geminocystis sp. M7585_C2015_104:
GCCCTATCTCCGGGTGGTGGCAGCGACATCTCGGTGACTCAGAGTTTTCTTTCCCCTACTAGTAGTCAAGAAGTAGGCATGACGGAAATTACTGCCGGTTATGCCATCACCAAGAGTATGCGGCTTTTCAGTGGCATCAGTTGGCAAAACTCCATCAAACAGGCTGATTCCCAGGTGACTGTGGGACTAGAATTGCTTTTAAAATGAACACAAAACCCCCACCGCCCCCCCTTTTTGTTATGAATCCTCTCCGCGGTGGAAAAATAAATATAATAGTTCTCAACTACTACTGTAGACCTATGAATCAGGGCGAATTATCTAGGGGGGACATATTAGTACAAAGATACCTCATAAAGGAAAAAATCGGTGTCGGTGGCATGGGCACTGTCTATAAGGCTCAGGATTTGGCCTGTAAAAACCAAAATGTGGCTGTTAAAGTATTTTCTCGTGCCCTGGACGACATGAAAATGCTAAAACAATTCCAAAAAGAGGCTACCATTTGTGCTCTTTTGTCTGAGAGAAGTGAAAATATCGTCAGGGTAACTGACTACGGCATTGACGAGAAAAAAGTGCCTTTTTATGTGATGGAATTGCTAGAGGGGGAAAATCTGGATGATTATATCGATGTACATGATATTACCCTTGAACAATTTATAGACTTTGTCTGTCAAATCTGTAGGGCAATGGAAACCGCCCACAATGGTATTTTTTTTGAGGGTCAAATTTGTCCCATCATTCACCGAGACCTTAAACCCAGTAACATTTTTGTCGTAGAAACAAAAACAGGAAAACAGCTAATTAAAATACTGGATTTTGGAGTAGCAAAAATACTAAAAGAAGGGAATGAAAAACAAACAGAATTTATGGGCACCCCCAGATATTCCTCTCCCGAACAATTAGAGGGAAAAAGGTTGGACAATCGCTCCGATATTTACAGTCTGGGGATGATTATGTACAGACTGCTTACTAAAAAATACCCTTGGGATTTAGAGATAGATTCTCCTGCAGAATGGTACAAGGCTCATACCACCAGAAAACCCAACCCCTTCCCCCGTCATTTAAATATACCCTCCGAGCTAGAAGATTTAGTGCTAAAATGCTTAGAAAAGGCACCAGAAAATAGACCACAAAACGCAGGTGAAATTATCCAAAAACTAGAATCCATTGCTCGTAAATTACAGGCCAATAAATCCAAATCCTCTTCCCGCGACACCAAAGGCACCCTTTTCAAAATCCAGTCTCGGGATCAATTCCTATTATCTAACACCTGGCCTAATACTATGCCAAAACAAAAAATCGTTTTTCCCCGTCTAGTTGCATATGAGGATAGGCCCCTTCCTACTGTCTGTGCCATGTTAGAGACAGAGGATATTGAAAGACGTAAAAATAACATACGTTACAGTCAATTTCTTTTTCAAAGTTATCCCCATCCAATGATCTTATGGGTAACCGCACTTTATAGTCCTAAAGATGGCCCCCGTTGGCTACCCTGTTATATCGATTTAAAAACAAAAGTCGGCCAACAGATGATTGAGGCTTTGCTAGAATCAAAGGAGTATTTTGTCCTTTTATTTTCTTTGGAACCTCCCCACAGTTGTCAACATGTTTTACCATTTAAGGTGCTTCTGAAACAAAGGACTAATCTTAAACAATGGATGTCAGTTAGCAGCATGATAGCCGTAAAGCACCATGATGAAGCTATTTTTAGCAAGCGAAAACTTAAACAGGATTTGGAACTATTAAAACCGAAAATTGTCACGGAACTGGAAAAAACTAACACTCTGGAAGTTTACGGCTGATTATAATTTCTACTCCCCCAGCTTTCCTTCTATTATCTTGATGAGTTTAGCTGTATCCGCATTCCCCTCTTGATCTAATGAGGGTCCTATTGTTTCCAATATGTTTCCCTCCTTGCTTAGTAAAAATTCAAGATATTTTTTGTTGTAAAATGCTGGCCAAAAATTGGGATTAATTTTTAGGATGGTTTCGTAGGTAGCCAAACACTGTTTATAAAGTCCCAAATCCGC
Protein-coding regions in this window:
- a CDS encoding serine/threonine protein kinase translates to MNQGELSRGDILVQRYLIKEKIGVGGMGTVYKAQDLACKNQNVAVKVFSRALDDMKMLKQFQKEATICALLSERSENIVRVTDYGIDEKKVPFYVMELLEGENLDDYIDVHDITLEQFIDFVCQICRAMETAHNGIFFEGQICPIIHRDLKPSNIFVVETKTGKQLIKILDFGVAKILKEGNEKQTEFMGTPRYSSPEQLEGKRLDNRSDIYSLGMIMYRLLTKKYPWDLEIDSPAEWYKAHTTRKPNPFPRHLNIPSELEDLVLKCLEKAPENRPQNAGEIIQKLESIARKLQANKSKSSSRDTKGTLFKIQSRDQFLLSNTWPNTMPKQKIVFPRLVAYEDRPLPTVCAMLETEDIERRKNNIRYSQFLFQSYPHPMILWVTALYSPKDGPRWLPCYIDLKTKVGQQMIEALLESKEYFVLLFSLEPPHSCQHVLPFKVLLKQRTNLKQWMSVSSMIAVKHHDEAIFSKRKLKQDLELLKPKIVTELEKTNTLEVYG